From one Mycolicibacterium sp. HK-90 genomic stretch:
- a CDS encoding S9 family peptidase, with translation MTAFDDLDDYLALPRVSGLAVSPDGSRVVTTVSRLNDKRTEFLSAIWELDPAGIEPARRLTHGIKGESAPAFTAGGDLLFIAVRPGEDEDKAPAALWRLPASGGEAFEALAMPGGVAGVASARAADATVVTASLLPSSTGVDDDKTRREARKDNKVSAILHTGYPVRHWDHDLGPDQPHLLDAEGPRDLTAAPGAALRETTFDLSADGGFVVTSWQAPGPGTALRVALVRIDRVTGEHTTIAEEPDADLERPAIAPDGSAVAFTRETHSTPTAPPRITLCCMRFGEDTVELTADWDRWPSSVAWTPDSSSLIVTADDGGRGPIFSVDPASGVVTRLTDDDFTYTDVRPAPDGVIYALRSSYAVPAHPIRLDPDGTVTVLPCFDAPELPGMLTELTATAADGTPIRSWLTLPEGDEPAPLVLWIHGGPLGSWNSWHWRWNPWLLTAQGYAVLMPDPGLSTGYGQDFIARGWGSWGDDPFTDLMVATDAACAHPRVDASRTAAMGGSFGGYMANWIAGHTDRFDAIVTHASLWALDQFGPTTDGAYWWAREMTPEMAQRNSPHRFVADIATPMLVIHGDKDYRVPIGEALRLWYELLTCSGLPADEHGESPHRFLYYPTENHWVLAPQHAKIWYQVVTAFLSEHLGGEPVQLPELLG, from the coding sequence ATGACGGCGTTCGACGATCTGGACGATTACCTCGCGCTGCCCCGGGTGTCAGGACTGGCGGTGTCGCCCGACGGCTCGCGGGTGGTCACCACGGTGAGCAGGCTCAACGACAAGCGCACCGAATTCCTCAGTGCGATATGGGAATTGGATCCCGCGGGCATCGAACCCGCGCGCCGGTTGACCCACGGGATCAAGGGGGAGTCGGCACCGGCGTTCACTGCCGGGGGAGACCTGCTGTTCATCGCGGTGCGCCCCGGCGAGGACGAGGACAAGGCGCCCGCAGCCCTGTGGCGTCTGCCGGCGAGCGGTGGAGAGGCATTCGAGGCCCTGGCGATGCCCGGTGGCGTCGCCGGCGTGGCCAGCGCCCGGGCCGCCGACGCCACCGTCGTGACCGCGTCGTTGCTGCCGTCGTCGACCGGAGTCGACGACGACAAGACCCGGCGCGAGGCGCGTAAGGACAACAAGGTGTCGGCGATCCTGCACACCGGCTATCCCGTCCGGCACTGGGATCACGATCTCGGCCCGGACCAACCGCACCTCCTCGATGCCGAGGGGCCACGGGATCTGACCGCCGCGCCCGGCGCGGCGTTGCGGGAGACGACCTTCGATCTCAGCGCCGACGGCGGATTCGTGGTGACGTCCTGGCAGGCGCCGGGTCCTGGCACCGCCCTGCGGGTGGCCCTGGTGCGCATCGACCGGGTCACCGGGGAGCACACCACCATCGCCGAGGAACCCGATGCTGACCTGGAACGCCCCGCGATCGCGCCGGACGGCAGCGCGGTGGCCTTCACCAGGGAAACCCATTCCACTCCCACCGCGCCACCGCGGATCACGTTGTGCTGCATGCGGTTCGGTGAAGATACCGTGGAGTTGACCGCCGATTGGGACCGCTGGCCGTCCTCGGTGGCCTGGACACCCGACTCGTCGTCGCTCATCGTGACGGCCGACGACGGCGGCCGTGGTCCGATCTTCTCCGTCGACCCCGCCTCCGGCGTGGTCACCCGGCTGACCGACGACGACTTCACCTACACCGATGTGCGGCCCGCGCCCGACGGAGTGATCTACGCGCTGCGTAGCTCCTATGCGGTGCCGGCCCATCCGATTCGCCTCGATCCGGATGGCACCGTCACCGTGCTGCCGTGCTTCGATGCGCCGGAACTACCCGGCATGCTCACCGAGCTGACCGCGACCGCCGCCGACGGAACCCCGATCCGGTCTTGGCTCACCCTGCCGGAAGGCGACGAGCCTGCCCCACTGGTGTTGTGGATCCACGGCGGGCCGCTGGGGAGTTGGAACAGCTGGCATTGGCGGTGGAACCCGTGGCTACTCACCGCGCAGGGCTACGCGGTGCTGATGCCCGATCCGGGGCTGTCCACCGGCTACGGCCAGGACTTCATCGCCCGCGGCTGGGGATCGTGGGGTGATGATCCCTTCACCGACCTGATGGTTGCGACCGACGCGGCGTGTGCGCATCCGCGGGTGGACGCGTCCCGGACCGCGGCGATGGGCGGGTCGTTCGGCGGATACATGGCCAACTGGATCGCCGGGCACACCGACCGGTTCGATGCGATCGTCACGCACGCCAGCCTGTGGGCGCTGGACCAGTTCGGGCCCACCACCGACGGTGCGTACTGGTGGGCTCGCGAGATGACGCCCGAGATGGCCCAGCGCAATTCCCCGCACCGGTTCGTCGCTGACATCGCCACCCCGATGCTGGTCATCCACGGCGACAAGGACTATCGCGTGCCGATCGGTGAGGCGTTGCGGTTGTGGTACGAGCTGCTCACCTGTTCGGGTCTGCCCGCCGACGAGCATGGCGAAAGTCCGCACCGGTTCCTGTATTACCC
- a CDS encoding FAD-dependent oxidoreductase, with protein sequence MAQSILVVGAGITGLATAIALQRHGYEVSVAEARRDVSPGAGISLWPNALAALDEIGLGEQVRAAGGRVTAGALRWRDGAWLRRPAAERFTRALGEPLVVIRRAVLTEILTGALRPGTVDYELTARDLTLGTSGVRVTFSDGSVREADGVVGADGVDSMVARHLNGALPRRYAGYTAWRAVASCPLDPELSGETLGPGSQVGHVPLGDEHTYWFATQRAPRGQAAPDGELTHLRQHFASWAEPIPALLATTDPEQVLRNDLYDRAAARCWARGPVVIAGDAAHPMRPHLGQGGCQGLEDAAVLGALAARSPDLASAFARFATVRRRRAMAIVRESQLIGRVVNLRPPALGAAAARASVLIPEFALTRHLASIAARGAFTPVR encoded by the coding sequence ATGGCACAGTCCATCCTCGTGGTCGGGGCCGGCATCACCGGCCTGGCCACCGCGATCGCCCTGCAGCGCCACGGGTATGAGGTGTCGGTGGCCGAGGCCCGCCGGGACGTGAGCCCGGGCGCGGGAATCAGCTTGTGGCCCAACGCATTGGCCGCGCTCGACGAGATCGGGCTCGGCGAGCAGGTGCGCGCTGCGGGTGGCCGGGTCACCGCGGGGGCACTGCGCTGGCGCGACGGCGCGTGGTTGCGCCGGCCGGCCGCGGAGCGGTTCACCCGGGCGCTGGGCGAACCGCTGGTGGTGATCAGGCGCGCAGTGCTGACCGAGATCCTCACCGGGGCACTGCGTCCCGGGACTGTCGACTACGAGCTGACCGCCCGCGACCTCACGCTCGGCACCTCCGGCGTGCGAGTGACGTTCTCCGACGGTTCGGTTCGGGAGGCGGACGGCGTCGTCGGCGCGGACGGTGTCGACTCGATGGTGGCCCGTCATCTGAACGGAGCCCTGCCCCGCCGGTATGCCGGCTACACGGCCTGGCGGGCGGTGGCGAGCTGTCCACTCGACCCCGAACTGTCGGGCGAGACACTCGGCCCCGGCTCACAGGTCGGACACGTCCCGCTCGGCGATGAGCACACGTACTGGTTCGCCACCCAGCGGGCGCCACGGGGCCAAGCCGCACCCGACGGCGAGTTGACCCACCTCCGGCAGCATTTCGCCTCGTGGGCCGAGCCGATCCCGGCGCTGCTGGCCACAACCGACCCCGAACAGGTGCTGCGGAATGACCTCTATGACCGTGCCGCCGCCCGCTGCTGGGCCCGGGGCCCGGTGGTGATCGCCGGCGACGCGGCCCATCCGATGCGCCCACATCTGGGTCAGGGGGGCTGCCAGGGGCTGGAGGATGCCGCCGTCCTGGGCGCGCTCGCGGCTCGAAGCCCCGACCTCGCGAGCGCCTTCGCCCGCTTCGCGACCGTGCGCCGCAGGCGGGCCATGGCGATCGTGCGGGAATCCCAGTTGATCGGCCGGGTGGTCAACCTGCGCCCGCCGGCACTGGGCGCGGCAGCGGCCCGGGCCTCCGTGTTGATACCCGAGTTCGCGCTGACCCGGCACCTGGCTTCGATCGCGGCGCGCGGGGCGTTCACCCCGGTGCGCTGA
- a CDS encoding transglycosylase family protein translates to MTTRKVLTRAFWVAAMSAGLLFAPLFAATAPAGADTVNWDAIAECESGGNWSTDTGNGHYGGLQFKPATWAAHGGIGSPAAASRSEQIRVAENVLATQGIGAWPKCGPRGGMPAGWAAPSAPTGCQAVRPGAVLGIFDLRRICTTFLDPLAAFGAPR, encoded by the coding sequence ATGACCACACGAAAGGTATTGACCAGGGCTTTCTGGGTTGCTGCTATGTCGGCGGGCCTGCTGTTCGCACCCCTGTTCGCCGCCACCGCACCTGCCGGTGCGGACACGGTGAACTGGGACGCGATCGCCGAATGCGAATCGGGCGGAAATTGGTCGACCGATACCGGCAACGGCCACTACGGCGGCCTGCAATTCAAACCGGCCACCTGGGCCGCGCACGGCGGTATCGGATCGCCTGCCGCAGCGTCCCGGTCGGAGCAGATCCGGGTGGCCGAGAACGTGCTGGCGACGCAGGGGATCGGCGCGTGGCCGAAGTGCGGGCCCCGCGGCGGGATGCCGGCCGGTTGGGCCGCCCCGAGCGCGCCGACGGGTTGCCAGGCGGTACGTCCCGGGGCCGTGCTGGGAATCTTCGACCTGCGCCGGATCTGCACGACGTTCCTCGATCCGCTGGCCGCGTTCGGGGCGCCCCGCTGA
- a CDS encoding transglycosylase family protein, with protein MKNIRKTFGLGIIAGALAVAPVALGAGTANADSVNWDAVAACESGGNWAINTGNGYYGGLQFALGTWRGHGGAGMPHQASKSEQIRVAENVLRTQGIGAWPVCGKRG; from the coding sequence GTGAAGAACATCCGCAAGACGTTTGGGCTGGGCATCATCGCCGGAGCGCTCGCTGTGGCTCCCGTGGCACTCGGTGCCGGTACCGCCAATGCGGACAGCGTGAACTGGGATGCCGTCGCGGCGTGCGAGTCGGGCGGCAACTGGGCGATCAACACCGGTAACGGCTACTACGGTGGTCTGCAGTTCGCCCTGGGCACCTGGCGTGGGCACGGCGGAGCCGGGATGCCCCATCAGGCTTCGAAGTCGGAGCAGATCCGGGTCGCCGAGAACGTGCTGCGCACCCAGGGCATCGGCGCCTGGCCGGTGTGCGGCAAGCGCGGCTAG
- the mobA gene encoding molybdenum cofactor guanylyltransferase encodes MGRDKATLPFDGSTMVERVVAAVSTRCSPVFVIAAPGQPLPELNAQVLRDEVRGVGPLVATGRGLRAAAEAGLDRAFVCAVDMPYLSADLIDAVAEPAERLPADIVLPWDGRDHYLAGVYRTALADQIAVLVADGRRSMRALAESVDTQRIVMPPQRALTNVNTTADLSERSV; translated from the coding sequence ATGGGGCGTGACAAGGCGACGCTGCCGTTCGACGGCTCGACCATGGTCGAGCGGGTGGTCGCGGCCGTGAGCACCCGCTGTTCGCCGGTGTTCGTGATCGCCGCGCCCGGCCAGCCGCTGCCCGAGTTGAATGCCCAGGTGCTGCGCGACGAAGTACGCGGGGTCGGGCCCCTGGTGGCGACCGGGCGCGGACTGCGGGCGGCCGCGGAAGCCGGCTTGGACCGGGCCTTCGTGTGCGCGGTCGACATGCCCTACCTGTCTGCGGACCTCATCGACGCTGTCGCCGAACCTGCCGAGCGGTTGCCCGCCGACATCGTGCTGCCGTGGGACGGCCGTGACCACTATCTGGCGGGTGTTTACCGCACCGCCCTCGCGGATCAGATCGCCGTGTTGGTGGCCGACGGTCGGCGCAGTATGCGGGCCCTGGCCGAGTCGGTGGACACGCAACGCATCGTCATGCCGCCGCAGCGTGCGCTCACGAATGTCAACACCACCGCGGACCTCAGCGAGCGGTCCGTTTGA
- a CDS encoding 2-oxoacid:ferredoxin oxidoreductase subunit beta, translating to MTDLIGADLGLSEAPLNKNALVPTTDQPQKGKDFTSDQEVRWCPGCGDYVILNTIRNFLPELGLKRENIAFISGIGCSSRFPYYLETYGFHSIHGRAPTIATGLALARPDLSVWVVTGDGDALSIGGNHLIHALRRNMNITILLFNNRIYGLTKGQYSPTSEVGKITKSTPMGSLDYPFNPVSLALGAEATFVGRALDSDRKGLSEVLRGAAEHRGAALVEIMQDCPIFNDGSFDALRKEGAEERLINVSHGEPIKFGTDGEYCVVKSGYGLEVAKTADVAAADIVVHNAEIDDPAYAFALSRLSEQNLDHMVMGIFRKVSRPTYDDAARQQVNTAIESKPHDTAALQSLLRGKDTWTVD from the coding sequence ATGACTGACCTGATCGGCGCGGACCTCGGGCTGAGCGAAGCCCCGTTGAACAAGAACGCCCTGGTGCCCACCACCGACCAGCCGCAGAAGGGCAAGGACTTCACCAGTGACCAGGAGGTCCGTTGGTGCCCCGGTTGCGGTGACTACGTCATCCTCAACACCATCCGGAACTTCCTGCCGGAGCTCGGCCTGAAGCGCGAGAACATCGCCTTCATCAGTGGCATCGGCTGCTCCAGCCGGTTCCCGTACTACCTGGAGACCTACGGCTTCCACTCCATCCACGGCCGCGCCCCGACCATCGCGACCGGCCTGGCCCTGGCCCGTCCGGATCTGTCGGTGTGGGTCGTCACCGGTGACGGTGACGCCTTGTCGATCGGTGGCAACCACCTGATCCACGCACTGCGCCGCAACATGAACATCACGATCCTGCTGTTCAACAACCGGATCTACGGTCTGACCAAGGGCCAGTACTCGCCGACGTCCGAGGTCGGCAAGATCACGAAGTCGACCCCGATGGGCTCGCTGGACTACCCGTTCAACCCGGTGTCGCTGGCGCTGGGTGCCGAGGCCACGTTCGTCGGCCGCGCGCTGGACTCCGACCGTAAGGGCCTGTCCGAGGTGCTGCGTGGTGCGGCTGAGCACCGCGGTGCCGCCCTGGTGGAGATCATGCAGGACTGCCCGATCTTCAACGACGGATCGTTCGACGCGCTGCGCAAGGAAGGCGCCGAGGAGCGGCTGATCAACGTCAGCCACGGCGAGCCGATCAAGTTCGGCACCGACGGTGAGTACTGCGTGGTCAAGTCCGGTTATGGCCTGGAGGTCGCCAAGACCGCCGACGTCGCGGCCGCCGACATCGTGGTGCACAACGCCGAGATCGACGACCCCGCTTACGCATTCGCGCTGTCGCGGCTGTCCGAGCAGAACCTCGACCACATGGTGATGGGCATCTTCCGGAAGGTCAGCCGGCCGACGTACGACGACGCCGCGCGTCAGCAGGTGAACACGGCCATCGAATCCAAGCCCCATGACACCGCCGCTCTGCAATCCTTGCTGCGTGGCAAAGACACCTGGACCGTCGACTGA
- a CDS encoding 2-oxoacid:acceptor oxidoreductase subunit alpha yields the protein MGENGNGNGAAPRQKLEKVVIRFAGDSGDGMQLTGDRFTSEAALFGNDLATQPNYPAEIRAPQGTLPGVSSFQIQIADYDILTAGDRPDVLVAMNPAALKANVSDLPRGGLIIANSDEFTKRNLAKVGYDNNPLEDDTLSDYVVTSVAMTTLTLGAVEVIGATKKDGQRAKNMFALGLLSWMYGRELEHSEAFIREKFSRKPDVAEANVLALKAGWNYGETTEAFATTYEVSPAKLKSGEYRQISGNTALAYGIVTAGHLAQIQVVLGTYPITPASDILHELSKHKNFNVLTFQAEDEIAGIGAAIGASYGGALGVTSTSGPGVSLKSEAIGLAVMTELPLIIIDVQRGGPSTGLPTKTEQADLLQALFGRNGESPVAVLAPKSPSDCFDIAVEASRIAVHYHTPVIILSDGAVANGSEPWQIPDISTYPPIEHKFAKSGEPFAPYARDPETLARQFAVPGTPGLEHRIGGLEAANGSGNISYEPKNHDLMVRLRQEKIAGITVPDLEVDDPTGDAELLMLGWGSSYGPIGEACRRARRKGIKVAQAHLRHLNPFPANLGEVLRRYPKVVVPEMNLGQLALLLRGRYLVDVQSVTKVEGMAFLADEVEGIIDAALDGTLGEKEADKAKFAKLAAATIEEPTESNAVGANA from the coding sequence GTGGGTGAGAACGGCAACGGCAATGGCGCCGCGCCGCGGCAGAAGCTCGAGAAGGTGGTCATCCGCTTCGCCGGCGACTCCGGCGACGGTATGCAGCTGACCGGTGACCGCTTCACCTCCGAAGCTGCACTGTTCGGCAACGACCTGGCGACGCAGCCCAATTACCCGGCCGAGATCCGCGCGCCACAGGGCACCCTGCCCGGTGTCTCGTCGTTCCAGATCCAGATCGCCGACTACGACATCCTCACCGCCGGTGACCGTCCCGACGTTCTCGTGGCGATGAACCCGGCCGCACTCAAGGCCAATGTCTCGGACCTGCCCCGCGGCGGCCTGATCATCGCCAACTCTGATGAGTTCACCAAGCGCAACCTCGCCAAGGTCGGATACGACAACAATCCGCTAGAGGATGACACGTTGTCCGACTACGTGGTGACCTCCGTCGCGATGACCACGCTGACCCTCGGCGCCGTCGAGGTGATCGGCGCGACCAAGAAGGACGGTCAGCGCGCCAAGAACATGTTCGCCCTCGGCCTGCTCTCGTGGATGTACGGCCGCGAGCTCGAGCACAGCGAGGCGTTCATCCGCGAGAAGTTCTCCCGCAAGCCCGACGTGGCCGAGGCCAACGTCCTGGCGCTGAAGGCGGGCTGGAACTACGGGGAGACCACCGAGGCCTTCGCCACCACCTACGAGGTGTCACCGGCGAAGCTCAAGTCCGGTGAATACCGGCAGATCTCGGGTAACACCGCGCTGGCCTACGGCATCGTGACCGCCGGACACCTGGCCCAGATCCAGGTGGTGCTGGGCACCTACCCGATCACCCCGGCGTCGGACATCCTGCACGAGCTGTCCAAGCACAAGAACTTCAACGTCCTGACCTTCCAGGCCGAGGACGAGATCGCCGGCATCGGCGCGGCCATCGGCGCTTCCTACGGCGGGGCGCTGGGCGTCACCAGCACCTCGGGCCCGGGCGTCTCGCTCAAGTCCGAGGCGATCGGCCTGGCCGTGATGACCGAGCTGCCGCTGATCATCATCGACGTGCAGCGCGGCGGCCCGTCGACGGGTCTGCCGACCAAGACCGAGCAGGCCGACCTGCTGCAGGCGCTGTTCGGCCGCAACGGTGAGTCCCCGGTCGCAGTGCTGGCCCCGAAGTCGCCGTCGGATTGCTTCGACATCGCAGTGGAGGCCTCGCGCATCGCGGTCCACTACCACACCCCGGTCATCATCCTGTCCGACGGTGCGGTGGCCAACGGCTCCGAGCCCTGGCAGATCCCGGATATCAGCACCTACCCGCCGATCGAGCACAAGTTCGCCAAGTCGGGCGAGCCGTTCGCGCCGTATGCGCGCGATCCCGAGACCCTGGCCCGTCAGTTCGCGGTGCCCGGCACCCCGGGTCTGGAGCACCGGATCGGCGGTCTGGAGGCCGCCAACGGTTCGGGCAACATCTCGTACGAGCCCAAGAACCACGACCTCATGGTCCGGTTGCGCCAGGAGAAGATCGCCGGCATCACCGTGCCGGATCTTGAGGTCGACGACCCCACCGGCGATGCCGAGCTGCTCATGCTGGGCTGGGGCAGCAGCTACGGCCCGATCGGTGAGGCCTGCCGGCGTGCCCGCCGCAAGGGAATCAAGGTTGCCCAGGCCCATCTGCGTCACCTCAATCCGTTCCCGGCCAACCTCGGTGAGGTGTTGCGCCGCTACCCCAAGGTCGTGGTGCCGGAGATGAACCTCGGCCAATTGGCGCTGCTGCTGCGCGGCAGGTACTTGGTCGACGTCCAGTCGGTGACCAAGGTGGAAGGCATGGCCTTCCTCGCCGACGAGGTCGAGGGCATCATCGACGCGGCCCTGGATGGCACGCTCGGTGAGAAGGAAGCGGACAAGGCCAAGTTCGCGAAGCTGGCGGCGGCCACCATCGAGGAACCAACTGAGTCGAATGCTGTGGGAGCGAACGCATGA
- a CDS encoding PfkB family carbohydrate kinase encodes MSRELVPGVTVLGNLAIDIINGAPPSPGGCASFAGVALQAAGGAGRIVAMGAERDHALFDGLRARFGSMVQILPSESTSSFRLDYDDTDHRHMGVQAIGPMWTAEDIELADPMTTWVHLAPLLRTDFPADTLAALSARGHRVAYDGQGLVRADRLGPLVEDRHFPADLLADIDILKLAEDEAVIVADGPFDPSTAERLGVEEILVTYGSEGCDIYIEGAVQRVPAAWRVLDVQTTGAGDMFTACYVAHRASGHDPKRAAEAASELVARELDKRIHTEAPDLA; translated from the coding sequence ATGTCACGTGAGCTGGTCCCTGGGGTCACCGTGCTCGGCAACCTCGCGATCGACATCATCAACGGCGCGCCGCCGAGCCCTGGGGGATGTGCATCGTTCGCCGGAGTGGCATTGCAGGCGGCCGGCGGCGCCGGCCGGATCGTCGCGATGGGTGCCGAACGCGACCACGCCCTGTTCGACGGGCTGCGCGCCCGGTTCGGGTCGATGGTGCAGATCCTGCCGTCGGAATCCACGAGCTCGTTTCGTCTCGACTACGACGACACCGATCACCGGCATATGGGCGTGCAGGCCATCGGCCCGATGTGGACCGCCGAGGACATCGAACTGGCCGATCCCATGACGACGTGGGTGCACCTGGCCCCGCTGCTGCGCACCGATTTTCCGGCCGACACGTTGGCTGCCCTGTCGGCGCGTGGTCACCGCGTCGCCTACGACGGGCAGGGCCTGGTGCGGGCCGATCGATTGGGGCCGTTGGTCGAGGATCGTCACTTTCCCGCGGACCTGCTCGCCGACATCGACATCCTGAAGCTGGCCGAGGACGAGGCGGTGATCGTCGCCGACGGCCCGTTCGACCCGTCGACCGCGGAGCGACTCGGCGTCGAGGAGATCCTGGTGACCTACGGCTCGGAGGGATGCGACATCTATATCGAGGGGGCGGTGCAACGTGTCCCGGCGGCCTGGCGGGTTCTCGATGTCCAAACCACGGGAGCGGGGGACATGTTCACCGCCTGTTATGTCGCGCATCGCGCGTCCGGGCATGATCCGAAGCGGGCCGCGGAGGCGGCAAGCGAATTGGTGGCCAGGGAGCTGGACAAGCGGATTCACACGGAGGCACCCGATCTGGCGTAG
- a CDS encoding LacI family DNA-binding transcriptional regulator, translating into MAHRYKVREIAQQCGLSEATVDRVLNDRPGVRENTRAEVRQAIADLDKQRAQLRLNGRRYLIDVVMQTPQRFSDAFRAAVEAELPTFAPAMLRARFHLWESGSTAQMVDTLTGIRSSHGVVLKAADEPEVAEAVDHLVAAGVPVVTYTTDIPASARSAYVGIDNHGAGTTAAYLIEQWLGPTPSAVLITLSRTVFRGEGEREVGFRSGLRGSGRAVVEVTDSDGIDATNERLVLDALKRHPSVEAVYSPGGGNAATVAAFEKLGRQCRVFVAHDLDVDNRRLLREGKISAVLHNDLRADARLAMRLILQQHGALPGEPVRPVPIQVITPYNLPV; encoded by the coding sequence GTGGCGCACCGATACAAGGTCCGAGAAATCGCTCAGCAGTGCGGTTTGAGTGAGGCCACGGTGGACCGGGTGCTCAACGACCGCCCCGGGGTGCGAGAGAACACCCGCGCCGAAGTTCGCCAAGCGATCGCCGATCTGGACAAGCAGCGAGCTCAGTTGCGGCTCAACGGTCGTCGCTATCTCATCGACGTGGTCATGCAGACGCCCCAGCGGTTCTCCGATGCGTTTCGCGCTGCCGTCGAGGCCGAATTGCCGACCTTCGCCCCGGCCATGTTGCGGGCCCGCTTCCACCTGTGGGAATCCGGCTCGACCGCCCAGATGGTGGACACGCTGACGGGTATTCGCAGCAGCCACGGGGTAGTGCTCAAGGCAGCCGACGAACCCGAGGTGGCCGAGGCGGTCGACCACCTTGTTGCCGCCGGTGTCCCGGTGGTGACCTACACGACCGACATTCCCGCCAGCGCTCGCAGTGCTTATGTCGGCATCGACAACCACGGCGCTGGTACGACGGCTGCATATCTGATCGAGCAATGGCTCGGTCCCACCCCCTCCGCAGTGTTGATCACGCTGAGCCGCACGGTGTTTCGTGGCGAAGGTGAGCGTGAGGTGGGATTCCGGTCGGGGTTGCGCGGCTCGGGGCGTGCGGTCGTGGAAGTCACCGACAGCGACGGCATCGACGCGACCAACGAACGGTTGGTGCTCGACGCCCTGAAACGTCACCCGTCGGTGGAGGCCGTCTATTCACCCGGTGGCGGCAACGCGGCCACGGTGGCGGCATTCGAGAAGCTCGGGCGGCAGTGCCGGGTCTTTGTCGCCCACGATCTCGACGTGGACAACCGCCGCCTGCTGCGCGAGGGCAAGATCTCGGCGGTGCTGCACAACGACCTGCGGGCCGATGCGCGGCTGGCCATGCGTTTGATCCTGCAGCAGCATGGGGCGCTCCCGGGTGAGCCGGTGCGCCCCGTACCTATTCAGGTGATCACGCCCTACAACTTGCCGGTGTGA